GACCGCGTCGCGGGCGGTGAGCACCAGGATCGGCAGGTCGTCGCCGGTGCTGCGCAGCCGCCGGGCCACCTCCAGCCCGTCCAGCCGGGGCATCATCACGTCGAGCACCATGGCGTCGGGTCGGTTGGCCGCCAGCTGGTCCAGGGCCTGTTGACCGTCCGCGGCGAGCTCCACCTGGTAGCCGTTGAACTGCAAGGACCGGCGCAGGGACTCCCGCACGGCACGATCGTCGTCGACGACGAGGATGCGCATGAGCACAGTCTTACCCCTGGTCCTGAGAACGAGCTGAGAGGCGTCCACCCCGTCGCCGGGCGCGGTGACGACCGTCTCACCACCGATCACCTGGGGTGACCAGCGCGGACCCGGCGGGTCACCGGCGAGGCGGCGATCACGGCGGAGATCGTCACCCTCCCCCGCTGCGCTGGGCCTCCCCGAGGCAGGATGACCACGATGAGGACGACCGGACGCAAGCAGTTCACCGACACCGCCCCCGCAGCCGACCTCTACGAGGTCATCAACCGCCGCCGGGACGTGCGCCGCGAGTTCACCGGCGAGGAGGTCCCCGAGCCCGTGCTGCGCCGGGTGCTCAGCGCCGCGCACAGCGCGCCCAGCGTCGGGCTGTCCCAGCCGTGGGACTTCGTGCTGGTCCGCGACGAGTCCACCCGCCGCGCCTTCCGCGAGCACGTGCTGGCCGAGCGCAGCGTCTTCGCCGCCCAGCTGGACGAGGAGCGCGCCGCCACGTTCGCCAAGATCAAGGTCGAGGGCATCGTGGAGTCCTCGCTCGGCATCGCCGTCACCTACGACCCCAGCCGCGGCGCGCCGCAGGTCCTCGGCCGGCACGCGATCGCCGACGCCGGCCTGTACTCGGTGTGCCTGGCCATCCAGAACCTGTGGCTGGCGGCCACCGCCGAGGGCCTGGGCGTGGGCTGGGTCAGCTTCTACCGCGAGGAGTTCCTGCGCCGGCTGCTCGGCATCCCGGCCGGGGTGCGTCCCGTCGCGTGGTTGTGCGTGGGCCCGGTGCGCTCGCTCGCCGACGTGCCTGACCTGGAACGGCACGGGTGGCGGCAGCGACTGCCACTCGAGGCCGTCGTGCACTACGACAAGTACGACAGCGGTCGCAACCGGTAGCCTGGGGCGACACGACCGCCACGCGGTCCCACCACGAGGTTCGCTCCTGCGAGGAAGCGGTGCAGCACG
This region of Saccharopolyspora hordei genomic DNA includes:
- the bluB gene encoding 5,6-dimethylbenzimidazole synthase, whose translation is MRTTGRKQFTDTAPAADLYEVINRRRDVRREFTGEEVPEPVLRRVLSAAHSAPSVGLSQPWDFVLVRDESTRRAFREHVLAERSVFAAQLDEERAATFAKIKVEGIVESSLGIAVTYDPSRGAPQVLGRHAIADAGLYSVCLAIQNLWLAATAEGLGVGWVSFYREEFLRRLLGIPAGVRPVAWLCVGPVRSLADVPDLERHGWRQRLPLEAVVHYDKYDSGRNR